In a genomic window of Mastacembelus armatus chromosome 3, fMasArm1.2, whole genome shotgun sequence:
- the kif7 gene encoding kinesin-like protein kif7, with protein sequence MSPKVPSGQGRGDYSAVQVAVRVRPLLPKELLHCHESCITVDTELHRVTLGHDRHFLCDFLFEETCCQEEVYSLSVQPLIDAFFQGFNATVFAYGQTGSGKTYTIGEANICSFRDEEQGIIPRAVADVFKLLDENDLTDFSVRVSYLEVYKEEFKDLLEVETASKDIHIREDKGNIVLCGIKECEVEGLDEVLSLLESGNTARHTGATQMNPNSSRSHTIFTVYMDKRRGSSRYGTTTSTESQMLSSKFHFVDLAGSERILRTGNTGERLKESIQINSGLLALGNVIGALGDPKRKGSHIPYRDSKITRILKDSLGGNSKTLMIACVSPSSSDFDESLNTLNYATRARNIQNRATVNYKREPDRVEGLEQQIKALRRALENRQRSETRIIAHADPNRRPRLGDGEISRLQAQSAHYRTCTDTAYRLMRELQTEGALTAEQSLRVKEWLCSVEEERSGLTTASGPDSGIENSSTEDSVALRRGRPSVRSQDSETAEERWSHEHETEKDSEKEDTTAQLQAQIQRLERENTDFLAALEDAMEQYKQQSDKLQEQQDLIAELQCQLSAPGLMGLALNLRSRPHTAPMGSMQHSQNGGTHRQVSPVAYLGNGPCGDQDDNRCEEQEVHGGAEMPDTEEESSHSNLSQERHKQVNLTWTKRDMLSGGLATYGRGPVSLMSEPDQHPCLTRKASNSSSGETSVRESLKSFEGVSEWGLLQAQQKIRELSVTIRMKEELIKELVKTGKDAQALNREYSHKITALESEAVQARQELQEAHRQLQELERQEREISATDKTRAQECRRKIAAAQSKVQVLSQRQRDTVRLANLPAQSERRVLELERSVQSMRQQQEQLQRRLRQESQQKRRLETEMQRRTHRVKELEIKNEQQQKILRIKTEEIAAFQRQRRSGSNGSVISLEEQQKIEEQKRWLDEEMERVLEQRRGLEDLEGELTKREEILAKKEALLQERSGLETKRLRSSQALSKDLVTLTGRIESLERELSERNGLLRSSSAQDSQQIRQEISNLRQEKDSLLKQRAELDDKLRQGNLLSPEEERTLFQLDEAIEALDAAIEYKNEAITQRQRQLRASASMLSQWEMNLMAKLSYLSASETRALLCKYFDKVVSLREEERKLQLALAELEMQLDEQQRLVQWLENALNRTQLDTDRRLTQQQKEHERSIQLLLQQCREQIDEGLAGRQRQYEAWIHNLSKELNHYKAANLELSNKLRELCGSVNQPKEHARGVASDGKPTGVGSVEKLARCPEDSPGGRGAGLPDKLPRSRDEMRELVNAPLPSTWRRSSLPTEEAAVMEELWLRAAGDAPVKRVVQTSMGSWGGQTSLPVVKSRRESRRPSLNIGPLTSNNALIDVRKNPV encoded by the exons ATGTCTCCCAAAGTGCCCAGCGGCCAAGGCAGAGGGGATTATTCTGCAGTGCAAGTAGCTGTGCGAGTGCGTCCCCTGCTGCCCAAGGAGCTGCTACACTGCCATGAGAGCTGTATCACCGTGGACACTGAACTGCATCGGGTTACTCTGGGCCATGACCGACATTTCCTCTGTGATTTCCTATTTGAAGAAACCTGCTGTCAGGAGGAGGTTTATTCTCTGTCTGTCCAGCCACTCATAGATGCCTTCTTCCAAGGTTTCAATGCAACAGTCTTTGCTTATGGGCAGACAGGCTCAGGCAAGACTTACACCATTGGAGAAGCTAATATTT GTTCCTTTAGAGATGAGGAGCAAGGTATCATCCCTAGAGCTGTTGCAGATGTCTTTAAGCTACTAGATGAAAATGACCTCACAGACTTCTCTGTCCGAGTCTCCTATCTGGAGGTCTACAAAGAGGAGTTTAAGGACTTACTGGAGGTGGAAACTGCCAGCAAGGACATCCATATCCGGGAGGATAAAGGCAACATTG TTTTGTGTGGCATAAAGGAGTGTGAAGTGGAGGGTCTTGATGAGGTGCTGAGTTTACTAGAGTCAGGAAACACAGCCAGACACACTGGCGCAACCCAGATGAATCCAAACTCCAGTCGGTCTCACACAATTTTTACTGTGTACATGGACAAGCGACGAGGAAGTTCACGTTATGGGACTACTACAAGCACTGAATCACAAATGTTGTCTTCCAAATTCCACTTTGTTGACCTGGCAGGATCAGAGCGCATTTTAaggactgggaacactggtGAGAGACTAAAGGAGAGCATTCAGATTAACAGCGGTCTCCTggcccttggaaatgttatTGGTGCACTGGGGGATCCCAAGAGGAAAGGCTCACACATACCATACAGAGATTCTAAAATCACAag GATCCTAAAAGACTCTTTGGGAGGAAATTCAAAAACACTGATGATTGCCTGTGTCAGCCCATCTTCCTCAGACTTTGATGAAAGTTTGAATACACTAAACTATGCCACAAGGGCCAGAAACATTCAGAACCGGGCTACTGTAAACTACAAGCGTGAGCCAGATCGTGTAGAAGGTCTGGAACAACAAATCAAAGCTCTTCGTAGGGCCCTTGAAAATCGCCAACGTTCAGAGACCCGCATCATTGCTCACGCTGATCCAAACAGGAGGCCTCGACTTGGAGATGGAGAGATCAGCAGACTGCAAGCCCAGAGTGCCCACTATAGGACTTGCACAGACACTGCTTATAg GTTAATGCGGGAGCTGCAGACTGAAGGTGCTCTGACTGCAGAACAGAGTTTGAGAGTGAAGGAGTGGTTGTGCTCAGTGGAAGAGGAACGGAGCGGACTGACCACTGCCTCAGGACCAGACAGTGGTATCGAGAACAGCTCCACTGAGGACAGTGTTGCATTGAGGAGGGGACGACCTTCTGTACGAAGCCAG GATTCAGAGACTGCAGAGGAGAGGTGGAGCCATGAGCATGAAACTGAGAAGGATAGTGAAAAAGAGGATACTACTGCCCAACTTCAAGCACAGATCCAGAGgttggagagagaaaacacagactttTTAGCAGCTCTGGAGGATGCTATGGAGCAATACAAGCAGCAG agCGATAAactgcaggagcagcaggaccTGATAGCAGAGCTGCAGTGTCAGCTGTCTGCGCCAGGGCTGATGGGCTTGGCCCTTAACTTGAGATCACGGCCTCACACCGCCCCCATGGGCTCCATGCAGCACAGTCAGAATGgaggcacacacagacag GTCAGCCCAGTGGCCTACCTTGGTAATGGGCCTTGCGGCGATCAGGATGATAACCGCTGTGAAGAGCAGGAGGTCCATGGAGGAGCAGAAATGCCcgacacagaagaagagagcagTCATTCCAACCTCAGCCAGGAGAGACACAA ACAGGTGAACCTGACCTGGACAAAAAGGGACATGCTGTCAGGAGGACTAGCCACGTATGGTAGAGGGCCTGTATCTCTGATGTCTGAGCCAGACCAGCACCCCTGTTTAACCAGAAAAGCAT CCAACTCTAGCTCTGGGGAGACATCTGTACGGGAAAGTCTGAAAAGTTTTGAAGGAGTCTCAGAGTGGGGACTTCTTCAGGCACAGCAGAAGATCAGAGAGCTGTCTGTCACCATCCGCATGAAGGAAGAGCTAATCAAAGAGCTGGTCAAAACAG gtaAGGATGCTCAGGCACTGAACAGGGAGTACAGCCATAAGATCACAGCTCTGGAGAGTGAAGCTGTGCAGGCTCGACAGGAACTACAGGAGGCTCATCGgcagctgcaggagctggagaggcaagagagagagataagtgCAACAGACAAGACCAGAGCACAGGAGTGTCGCAGGAAGATAGCTGCTGCACAGAGCAAAGTTCAG GTTCTGAGTCAACGTCAGAGGGATACTGTACGTCTGGCTAACCTGCCTGCACAGAGTGAACGTCGTGTGTTAGAGCTGGAGCGCAGTGTCCAGTCTAtgaggcagcagcaggagcagttGCAAAGGAGGCTGCGTCAAGAAAGTCAGCAGAAACGACGTCTGGAGACTGAGATGCAACGAAGGACTCACAGAGTCAAG GAACTCGAGATAAAGAATGAGCAGCAGCAAAAGATCCTGAGGATAAAGACAGAGGAGATTGCTGCTTTCCAAAGGCAGCGACGCAGCGGCAGTAATGGCTCAGTCATCTCATTAGAAGAGCAACAG AAGATTGAGGAACAGAAACGCTGGCTGGATGAGGAAATGGAGCGCGTATTGGAACAGAGGAGAGGACTGGAAGATCTGGAAGGAGAGCTGACCAAAAGAGAAGAAATCCTTGCCAAAAAAGAAGCCCTGCTGCAGGAACGCAGTGGATTAGAAACCAAAAGGCTCCGCTCCAGTCAG GCTCTGAGTAAAGATTTGGTGACCCTTACCGGGCGTATTGAATCACTAGAGCGAGAGCTGAGTGAGAGGAATGGCCTCCTTCGCAGCAGCAGCGCTCAAGACTCCCAGCAGATCCGCCAAGAGATCTCCAACCTTCGTCAAGAGAAAGATTCACTGCTTAAACAGCGTGCTGAATTGGACGATAAGCTGCGGCAGGGTAACCTGCTCTCACCTGAG GAGGAGCGAACACTATTCCAGTTGGATGAGGCGATTGAGGCTCTGGATGCAGCTATCGAGTACAAGAACGAGGCCATTACtcaaagacagagacagctgAGGGCTTCTGCCAGTATGCTCTCCCAGTGGGAGATGAACCTCATGGCTAAGCTCAGTTACCTGTCTGCCTCTGAGACCAGAGCTCTGCTGTGCAAGTACTTTGACAAG GTGGTTTCTCTGCGTGAGGAAGAACGTAAGCTACAGCTTGCCTTGGCTGAGCTGGAAATGCAACTAGATGAACAACAGAGGCTGGTGCAGTGGCTGGAGAACGCTCTCAATCGCACACAACTTGACACAGATCGTCGACTCACACAACAGCAGAAGGAACATGAAAGGAGCATTCAGCTCTTACTGCAGCAGTGTCGAG AGCAAATAGATGAGGGCTTGGCAGGACGGCAGCGACAATATGAGGCATGGATCCATAACCTCAGCAAGGAGCTTAACCACTACAAGGCTGCAAATCTGGAACTAAGCAACAAGCTGAGGGAGCTTTGTGGTTCAGTTAATCAGCCAAAGGAGCATGCTAGAG gtgtGGCATCTGATGGTAAACCAACAGGCGTTGGCAGCGTGGAGAAGCTGGCCCGCTGCCCTGAGGACAGCCCAGGAGGGAGGGGGGCAGGGCTACCTGACAAGCTTCCCAGGTCCAGAGATGAAATGCGTGAGCTGGTAAATGCCCCTCTGCCCTCCACGTGGAGACGTTCTTCTCTCCCCACAGAGGAAGCTGCTGTCATGGAAGAGTTGTGGCTTCGAGCAGCTGGGGATGCTCCTGTTAAGCGTGTAGTTCAAACTAGTATGGGGTCCTGGGGTGGGCAGACATCATTGCCAGTGGTTAAATCTCGCAGAGAGTCACGTCGCCCCAGCCTCAACATAGGACCACTGACTTCAAACAATGCATTAATTGATGTACGGAAGAATCCTGTCTGA